In Silurus meridionalis isolate SWU-2019-XX chromosome 11, ASM1480568v1, whole genome shotgun sequence, the sequence acttaacttacattatttccgttttatttattatctgattctgaacgatgttttattttggaaaattactggattcacatctgtctatgactcactcttgatgcatgtcacaATGCTTGCCTCGGTCACAAGTCTTACCTACATCTGCTACCTTCTTGAAGTGGCTGCTCCGACCAATAACACGATACAttacccccaagctagcaaaataaacaaaaaaaaaaacaaaacagtggatacacctttattattatatttagaaaataccaatttttatgccggtcgtatcattttattttgttgtatttatctgccacaccttaatGGCCGGTCTGTAAAAATATTATCTGACTTAAACcagtccgtggtgcaaaaaattGTTGGGGAGCGCTGCTCTATATGACATGATGGAAAGTAGATTCTTCCATTTATTCAGATGCCCCACTATTTTTTCCTCTGTTACTTCACAATTTTTAATCACATTCATATCATCCCTAAGATGTACCCCTAAGTATTAAACCCATCTCTTCTCTATTTTAATCCTGTAGGAAGAGAGTTTTCCCATCTGTACACCTTCCAATTAAAGTAGCTCCACTTTTTTCAAAATTCActtttgcaaaataaacaatcataaaattgtttaaaattttcATCATCTCGCCTACATCTCTTTGTTCTTTGATAAGAATGACAATATCTTCAGTGTAAGctgacagtttaaaaaaaaatcatttggaaTATTAATTCCTCTGTTCCTCTGAAATAGCATGCCTCAAAGAGCACACCCTTGGTTGATACCTCTTAGAACTTTAAAGGGGGAGCATAAGTCACCATTGACTTTCAGTAGCTTAACTTGTCAGTAAAAGTTTGACCAAAGCTGAAAGCTTCCGGCACATACCAATGATGTtcgactgtgtcaaatgctttTTCTCGATCAATTGAGATTTGACCAATATCAATGTCTAAGAGTTTGCCAATATCGGAAATGTCTCCAATGAACGATATATTGTCAACGATCTGCCTACCTGGCCCACAGTATGTCTGATCAGGGTGGATGATTTCCTCCAATACCTTGCCCAATCTATTTGCTAGTGCTTTAGAAATTAATTATAATCAGTAATTCTGCCAGTAATAAACACTGTCggatatattatttttaaaactatctTTCTGCTTTGAGACCTGTGTAACACAAGtaaagagacagagatagaaagatagatacgTTTTTTTGGCACGGCGGCCACAAAGGCTTCACCCGCTCACTCACGCAGCAGACGCTCACGCATGCgtacaaagagagagagggagaaagagagagagagagagagagagagagagagagagagagacagctggTGAGCGAGCTGATCCTCCTCTTCTTACACAGGACAACACATTCACTCTCAGGACAGCAAACGAAGCGCTGTAGATCGGTACCGACAACCACACGACTCATATTTGCGACCTGAATTTTAACTGTCAGAGGACATTCGCGTATTCACTGGACCGTGTACATCCCAGTAAGTAAGCATGCTTTGCTATttggaataaaaacacaattcaattcaatgtatTGTAGACTATAGGACTGCTGCTCCGTGACCGTTAGTCTCTGCGCTTCTGAGTTATAGCTCTAATAGCAGTATCTGAATGCTCAATGTTACATCTCTGACTATGTGATGCATGCAGGCTACTGCTGGACTGCTTTCTAAACTCATCATTCTTAGACAAATTGCTTAATTCAATGTTTGACCGGAACCGAGGCAAGCAGTTAAAATTGCTGCCTGTGTAGGATGCGATATAATAAACATACGTAGGTTTGTCGAAAGGGGGAATTTTGACCAGCTGTTGTTCctgtgtaaatattatatagaaaCGTGTAGATTAATAGGTTATATCAGTAATGTAAGATACAGAAGTCGTGGTTCGATTAGGCTTAAATCTATTAGACGGTCCGACTTGCAGCCTGAAAGACAGTTGTGGAAAAAGTTATTTTCCGCCCGAGAGAGGATCCGCATCGATTTCCGTTAAACACGCGTGGTGTTCCGTTTACATCAATTCATTCTcgtttttctcttctctttcagcTCTTGCCGGCGGAAATGGACGAGCACTTCGACGCGCGAGATAAAGTCGAGAGGAAGGACCGGTGCGGCTCGCGAGCCAACGGCGTCCCAAGCCCCGCCCACAGCGCGCACTGCAGCCTGTACCGCACGCGCACTCTGAAGGCGCTCAGCTCGGAGAAGCGGGCCCGGAAGGTTCGCTTTTACCGGAATGGAGACCGGTACTTCCCCGGCCTGCTGTGCGCCGTGTCCGCCGAGCGCTTCCGCACGCTGGACGCGCTGCTGGCCGAGCTGACGCGCGCGCTCACCGACAACGTGCACCTGCCACAGGGCGTGCGCGTCATCTACAGCGTCGATGGCTCGAGGAAGATAACCAGCATCGATCAGCTGCTGGAAGGTGAGGGAAATGACTGTGATAAACTATCTCTCACTATCGGTCACCATCTTTCCCGAATATCATCCTTTCAAAACTTATGTTGCCATTTATATGGGTACACCACATTTGTATAAACAGGTAAACAAGAGCTTTtcatataataatgtttttcaAAAATTTCTGCTTCCTTCTACCACAACCCTCAGTGAATAGGGGACTCCATAAAACTAACCCTGGCCAGTTAATAAATTAATGGTTTATTCATAcaactttcatttttttcacctGTTTAAGTATATCTAATAAAATGTCACTGGAAATAAGATTAAACCTGATCTACTGTACATAATAAACGGTGTAAGTATGGATAACAGCCCACATTTACTCCGATCTCCAAGACATATTTTATAACATCTCCATTCACAATTCCATACATATGAAATGACCTTGACTGACATTTTACAATGATATTAAttctaatacaaaatatttcccAATTAAGTGTATCTTAAAATAATTTGTCTAAATGTGTCTTCCTTTTTCCCCATACCTTGATTAGGgaatttgtttggtttttgtgcTGAACCATTTCTAAAACGTAACACCCCTTGTTTATATTCTGACCTAGATAAAGAGATTTTAACTCAGTTGAACATTTATTGGAGATTTAACATCCATGTTAAACAACGTTCTTGTCTACAGCCATTAAACAACAATAGAATATTTTGAGAGCATGGTATTTATTCCTCCACTGTGGTTTTAGAAAACAAGTCCATATATAAGTAAATCAACCATAAATAAGTCCATAAAATCAGTAGCATGGCACAGTGAAACTACATTAGGGGCTCATGGTGACACTATAGTCACTAAGGTTTTTCCTGTAATTTAGCATAAATTTGATGATAAAATAGTAAACTGCTAGACTAAGGTCAGTGACACTCTGTGTTGACCCTTGCAATATTGAGTAATAGTTTAACACCAATATTCAGATTTATACCAGTGATATATTTGATTAGTTCCATCGAATTCTAACCACCAAAAATGAGTTTAGTCATACTGATTTTTATTGCAGCTCTTTTTCTCTAGAAGACTTTTTTGAAGTACATAATTTATATATCATGTCACCTTCTATGTTACcctaaattaaaaatgtttttttatttatgttttcagGAGAGAGTTATGTATGTGGCTCTATTGAAGCTTTTAAAAAGTTTGATTACATGAAAAACATCAACCCCAACTGGTCTGTGAATGTGAAAGCCTCTGCATCCACCAAATGCCTCCCCTCCCTCTCCAGCTCTAAACTGGGGCCCCTTGAATCCAAAGAGAGCAAAGACTTCATCAGGCCTAAGCTGGTCACCATCATACGCAGTGGTGTGAAGCCCCGCAAGGCTGTTCGGATTCTGCTTAACAAAAAGACAGCCCATTCATTTGAGCATGTCCTCAATGATATCACAGACACCATCAAGCTTGATTCTGGTTTTGTCAAGAGGATTTACACGGTTGAAGGAAAACAGGTATGACAGGCTCCTCCATTCTGTAATTGCTTTTGACTaaacatatctctctctctgatagCTTGGATATTTCTTGCATCAGTGTGCACGAATCGATGTCTAAAGTGGTATAAACAAAGTGAACAACAAATCAAAGTTCTACATAATATCATCAGTGGAAATAATGATACGGTGGAAAGAATTGCTGCCCCACAGCTCTAGTGTCCCTGTTTTGATTCTCAGGTCAGGTCACTGTATGTGGAATTTTGTTTGTTCTCTCTGTGATTCAGAGGCTTTCCTTTAGCTTATCCTCTTCTCTCCCACCTCCTAAAAATGGTAGGTGGATTGGCGATTAATGGGTAGATTGGCTTTTAGTAGCTCGATTGGCTTTGGTAGGTGGCTTAAATGTTAGTACGTGTATTGGCTATTGGTAGGTGGATTGAATGCTAGTAGGTGGATTGGCTATTGGTAGGTGGATTGAATGCTAGTAGGTGGATTGGCTATTGGTAGGTGGATTGAATGCTAGTAGGTGGATTGGCTGACTTAAAATTACTCATAGGAGGGATTTTGTATGTGTCCAGTTTTCATTTCTGGATCCACTGCAGCCTGATGAGGATAAGCCATTTAAatagcaaataataataaatatatgaaaggACCAGCCAAGTGGGTGGAACAAAGCAGGTGGTAAGCCTATAACTTACCTCAAGTAGGAGACATGAATGAAAACCTTTGCTTGAGCCCACACAAACTCCAAATATGCCATCCACTTGCACCAAACAGACAGAAATAGCTCCAAATCTATGCTTCTTTTAAATTCCACCCACCGCTTTTAACCTTCACACAtctgtgaacacacacaaacactgtctcATTTCTACACTCACGTATTCTCAATTTTTTTCTCACTGTCTCTAACTGTCTGTTTCCACTCCCTCACTGTCAGCATGTACATCTCAGATTCAGTAAATGTGCAAGAGAACTCGCACAATCTGGCAAATGTTCCTCAAACACCAATTAGTTTGTTCACAGATGTGATCtgtctttgttgtttttgctaCTAATTGATGCTGCTCTAACAACATCTGTGAAatcgatatatattttttttatcagagagaaaacatacttaaaaatgCTTCTTGACTTACACAATCTTAGACATACAGTATGCAATTAATAGTGTATTAAAATATTGGCTCACATTAGAAATTCCCTGATATAAGTGGAACTTGATGACATAgcttctgctgttttaacataTCTGCCTGAAGGTTTAAAATGTTGTACATTCTGAAATGTTTTCCTGCTGTTCATTGTTGTATAGTGTGATTTACGATTATTGGATTGTGTTTAATATGGTATTGTCCAGTTGGGAagcctgaaaaaaataaaattgccaGAAAGTTACTTACTCACATAATAACTCTGTACAAATGCGGTAAGCATAAAAGCATCTCAGCGCAGTATGCCAAACCATGAGGCAGATCAGcgacaacagcagaagaccaatTCAGGTTCcacttctgtcagccaagaacagaaaaCTGGGGCTGCAGTGACCAAAACTGGACACTGAAAAACATAACATAGTCTAAAGAATCTGAATTTCTGCTGAGGTGCACAGATTCTAGGCACACAGAGTCTATGAGGAAAGCTTTCTTGGCATGCTTTGGGCCCTTTAATACCAATTAATCATCGCTTGACAGTCACAACTTGTTTAAGTATTATTGCTGATTATTTGGCCATGGCCACAATCTTCTAATGGCTTCTTCCTGCATGATTATGCACAGTGGCTCAAAGCAAAAGTCatctcaaatgtttttttatgtacagtGAGTGCAATGTTCTTCAGTGGCCTACCTAGTCACTGGATTTGAATCCAAAATAGAATAGATCCTGTGGGATGTTGTAGAAAAGGAGGTTTGCAACATGAAAGTGCACCTGAAAAGTCAGTAGGAAAGTGTGAAGTCATTAAATCAACATTGAATTTTGTTTAGCTCTTGTGGAATTCATGCATTAAGGAATCGGTGTGTTTTGATAGCAACTACTTAGTATTACTatagtgttcctaataaagtgtttggtaAGTGTCAGAAAACATTATTGGCTTCAAAACAGTTATAAAAgcattatatgtatatgtatgtatatatctttTCTTATTGTTCACTGGTTTTGCTTCTTAATATAAATTGTTAAAAGACAATGCTTTGATGCCCAAATTCATCTTGATGATACAAAGTGGTAATAgtg encodes:
- the dclk1a gene encoding serine/threonine-protein kinase DCLK1a isoform X3, whose protein sequence is MDEHFDARDKVERKDRCGSRANGVPSPAHSAHCSLYRTRTLKALSSEKRARKVRFYRNGDRYFPGLLCAVSAERFRTLDALLAELTRALTDNVHLPQGVRVIYSVDGSRKITSIDQLLEGESYVCGSIEAFKKFDYMKNINPNWSVNVKASASTKCLPSLSSSKLGPLESKESKDFIRPKLVTIIRSGVKPRKAVRILLNKKTAHSFEHVLNDITDTIKLDSGFVKRIYTVEGKQVTCLQDFFGDEDIFIACGPEKFRYRDDFLLDESECRLIKSSCGKSLVSRVSPRNVIPSRCSKSPSVNGTPASQLSTVNCMKSPSPTPASPGSLKKEKDRAGTKHAA